The following proteins come from a genomic window of Geminicoccaceae bacterium SCSIO 64248:
- a CDS encoding aminotransferase class III-fold pyridoxal phosphate-dependent enzyme produces the protein MLETAPTNSAVLAAYRERTPGSAELTKQARAVLPSGIAHDSRHLLPYGVFIERAEGSRKWDVDGNLYVDYFGGHGALLLGHNHPAVMQAAAEAMAKGTHFGANHPLEVRWAELVQAMIPSAERVRFTSSGTEATHLAVRVARAHSGKRKILRFKTHFHGWHDHMTTGYSSHFDGSPTPGVLKEVADGVVLAAPTIEAFRHALETDDDIAAVLVEPTGSSFGMVPLKRDFLQALREMTAARGVILLFDEVISGFRVSPGGAQAAFGITPDLTTLAKIVAGGLPGGAVAGRKDIMDRLDFFAAEQEGFEKIDHPGTFNGNPVSAAAGIAALDVIRTTDACERANAYAAKLRDALNGVLAERKVAWAVYGAFSDFHIFTNPGALAVDPRAFDPHALPYDVLKSKPMDLTHKLRLAMLAGGVDISGWPGGLTSAAHDEADLALTVDAFDKALHLLRQDGEV, from the coding sequence ATGCTCGAGACTGCCCCGACCAACTCCGCCGTGCTGGCCGCCTATCGCGAGCGCACGCCCGGATCGGCCGAACTGACCAAGCAGGCAAGGGCGGTGCTGCCGAGCGGCATCGCGCATGACAGCCGCCATCTGCTGCCCTACGGCGTGTTCATCGAGCGGGCCGAGGGCAGCCGGAAATGGGACGTCGACGGCAATCTCTACGTCGATTATTTCGGCGGCCACGGCGCGCTCCTGCTCGGCCACAATCACCCGGCCGTGATGCAAGCCGCCGCCGAGGCCATGGCCAAGGGCACCCATTTCGGCGCCAATCATCCGCTGGAGGTGCGCTGGGCCGAGCTCGTGCAGGCGATGATCCCCTCGGCCGAGCGGGTGCGCTTCACCTCGTCCGGCACGGAGGCCACCCATCTCGCCGTGCGGGTCGCCCGCGCCCATTCCGGCAAGCGCAAGATCCTGCGCTTCAAGACGCATTTTCACGGCTGGCACGACCATATGACCACGGGCTACAGCAGCCATTTCGACGGCTCGCCGACGCCCGGCGTGCTGAAGGAGGTGGCCGACGGCGTCGTGCTGGCAGCGCCCACGATCGAGGCGTTCCGCCACGCGCTCGAGACCGACGACGACATCGCGGCCGTGCTGGTCGAGCCGACCGGCTCGTCCTTCGGCATGGTGCCGCTCAAGCGGGATTTCCTGCAGGCGCTGCGTGAGATGACGGCGGCCAGGGGCGTGATCCTCCTGTTCGACGAGGTCATCTCCGGCTTCCGCGTGTCGCCGGGCGGGGCCCAGGCCGCGTTCGGCATCACCCCGGACCTGACCACGCTTGCCAAGATCGTGGCGGGCGGCCTGCCGGGCGGCGCGGTCGCGGGCCGCAAGGACATCATGGACCGGCTCGACTTCTTCGCGGCCGAGCAGGAAGGCTTCGAGAAGATCGACCATCCCGGCACCTTCAACGGCAATCCCGTTTCGGCCGCCGCCGGCATCGCCGCGCTCGACGTCATCCGTACGACCGACGCCTGCGAGCGGGCCAATGCCTATGCCGCGAAGCTGCGCGATGCGCTGAACGGCGTGCTGGCGGAGCGCAAGGTCGCCTGGGCGGTCTACGGCGCGTTCTCCGACTTCCACATCTTCACCAATCCGGGCGCGCTGGCGGTCGATCCGCGCGCGTTCGATCCGCACGCGCTGCCCTACGACGTGCTCAAGTCCAAGCCCATGGACCTGACCCACAAGCTCCGCCTCGCCATGCTGGCGGGCGGCGTCGACATTTCAGGCTGGCCGGGCGGACTGACCTCGGCCGCGCACGACGAGGCCGATCTCGCCCTGACCGTCGATGCGTTCGACAAGGCGCTGCATCTGCTCCGGCAGGACGGCGAGGTCTAG
- a CDS encoding ABC transporter permease produces MREAATHTRPMLATGDGNAEAGASGWFVPVLSVLAFVLVWQTAAWWAGEPHQLPSPASVLAKLVAAARTGDLFWHLGITLLRVAASFAIAMTLGTALGIAMGQNRALDRALQPWLILFLNMPALVVIVLAYIWIGLAESAAILAVAVNKIPNVVVTVREGTRALDRDLGAMAQVFRFGRLRTLRHVVLPQLAPYLVASARSGLALIWKIVLVVELMGRSNGVGFVIGLSFQLFDVATILAYALAFVAVVQALEWGVLQPWERHVGLWRR; encoded by the coding sequence ATGCGCGAGGCAGCGACACATACGCGGCCGATGCTTGCGACGGGCGACGGCAACGCGGAGGCCGGGGCGTCCGGCTGGTTCGTGCCGGTCCTCTCGGTGCTGGCGTTCGTTCTTGTCTGGCAGACGGCAGCATGGTGGGCAGGCGAGCCGCACCAGCTCCCGTCACCCGCATCCGTCCTCGCGAAGCTGGTCGCGGCGGCGCGGACCGGCGACCTGTTCTGGCATCTGGGCATCACCCTCTTGCGTGTGGCCGCCAGCTTCGCGATCGCGATGACGCTCGGCACGGCGCTCGGCATCGCCATGGGGCAGAACCGCGCGCTCGACCGCGCCCTGCAGCCGTGGCTGATCCTGTTTCTGAACATGCCGGCCCTGGTCGTGATCGTCCTTGCCTATATCTGGATCGGGTTGGCCGAGAGCGCCGCGATCCTGGCGGTCGCGGTCAACAAGATCCCGAACGTCGTCGTCACGGTGCGGGAAGGCACGCGCGCGCTCGACCGTGATCTCGGGGCGATGGCCCAGGTCTTCCGGTTCGGCCGCCTGCGCACGCTGCGTCATGTCGTGCTGCCGCAGCTCGCGCCCTACCTCGTCGCGTCCGCGCGGTCGGGCCTCGCCCTGATCTGGAAGATCGTCCTGGTCGTGGAGCTCATGGGCCGGTCGAACGGCGTCGGCTTCGTGATCGGCCTCAGCTTCCAGCTGTTCGACGTCGCGACCATCCTGGCCTACGCTCTTGCCTTCGTCGCGGTGGTCCAAGCGCTGGAGTGGGGCGTGCTGCAACCCTGGGAACGCCATGTCGGCCTCTGGCGTCGCTGA
- a CDS encoding zinc ABC transporter substrate-binding protein, with protein sequence MRRRVTGTPRAQSGRAGHAGRGRADPARAGRAVGARLQPAAARAIQGADLVVWVGEGLETFMVRPLETLGEDAGVLELAEAPGVELLPLRSGGDWAAHDHGHEHGHAEDGDAHHRDDAGHAQADEDGHGHDEHDHHDHSHDMHLWLSPANGKAILRAVADKLAAIDPANAATYAGNAETAIDGLDRLDAELADEIAPSRGKPYIVFHDAYHYFEDAYDPRPAEVAIEGSDARAGVLDPTGAALTPGPAAYGQLLQGLAHDLNACLTGSS encoded by the coding sequence ATGCGCAGGCGCGTGACCGGCACGCCCCGTGCACAGTCTGGTCGCGCAGGTCATGCAGGGCGTGGGCGAGCCGACCCTGCTCGTGCAGGGCGGGCAGTCGGAGCACGACTTCAGCCTGCGGCCGCCCGCGCGATCCAGGGCGCCGACCTCGTCGTGTGGGTCGGCGAAGGCCTGGAGACGTTCATGGTGCGGCCGCTCGAGACGCTGGGCGAGGACGCCGGCGTGCTCGAGCTGGCCGAGGCTCCGGGCGTCGAGCTTCTGCCGCTGCGGAGCGGCGGGGACTGGGCGGCGCACGACCATGGCCATGAGCACGGGCACGCCGAGGACGGCGACGCGCACCATCGCGACGATGCCGGTCATGCGCAGGCCGACGAGGACGGGCACGGCCATGACGAGCACGACCATCATGATCACAGCCACGACATGCATCTCTGGCTCTCGCCCGCCAACGGCAAGGCGATCCTGCGCGCCGTGGCGGACAAGCTGGCCGCGATCGATCCGGCCAACGCCGCCACCTACGCCGGCAACGCCGAGACCGCCATCGATGGACTCGACCGGCTGGACGCGGAGCTGGCGGACGAGATCGCGCCGTCGCGAGGCAAGCCTTACATCGTCTTCCACGACGCCTATCACTATTTCGAGGACGCGTACGACCCGCGCCCGGCCGAGGTCGCGATCGAGGGCAGCGACGCGCGTGCCGGCGTGCTCGATCCGACCGGCGCGGCGCTCACGCCCGGTCCCGCCGCCTATGGGCAGCTGCTGCAAGGCCTGGCGCACGATTTGAACGCCTGCCTGACCGGCAGTTCCTGA
- a CDS encoding ABC transporter ATP-binding protein produces the protein MSASGVADGLTIDIRSKRFPPLRDAAERHVIEGLRLALPKGSFTALVGPSGCGKTTALNIVAGLDRAYEGSVRLPDDGMVAYVFQEPRLLPWRSVESNIFLALDAAGMASDAWLDEILREVGLEDVRGVYASRLSLGMARRVALARAFAIRPTVLLMDEPFVSLDAPTARRLRRLLIRLLARHPATVLFVTHDLREAIELADQVAILTPPPTRLLEMIKVDLDAEERLDEARVERIRRELVGRAGLSGLL, from the coding sequence ATGTCGGCCTCTGGCGTCGCTGACGGCCTGACGATCGACATCCGGTCCAAGCGCTTCCCGCCTCTGCGCGACGCGGCCGAGCGGCACGTGATCGAAGGTCTGCGTCTCGCGCTGCCGAAGGGATCCTTCACCGCCCTGGTCGGACCGTCCGGCTGCGGCAAGACCACGGCGCTGAACATCGTGGCGGGCCTCGACCGGGCCTATGAGGGCTCCGTCCGGCTGCCCGACGACGGCATGGTGGCCTATGTCTTCCAGGAGCCGCGGCTGCTGCCCTGGCGGAGCGTGGAATCGAACATCTTTCTCGCGCTCGACGCGGCCGGCATGGCCTCCGACGCGTGGCTCGACGAGATCTTGCGCGAGGTGGGGCTGGAGGACGTCCGCGGCGTCTATGCCAGCCGGCTTTCGCTCGGAATGGCCCGGCGGGTGGCGCTCGCCCGCGCGTTCGCCATCCGCCCGACCGTGCTGCTCATGGACGAACCCTTCGTCTCGCTCGATGCGCCGACGGCGCGGCGTCTGCGGCGGCTCCTGATACGGCTGCTCGCCCGCCACCCCGCGACGGTCCTGTTCGTCACCCACGATCTGCGCGAGGCGATCGAGCTGGCCGATCAGGTCGCGATCCTGACGCCGCCGCCGACGCGCCTGCTCGAGATGATCAAGGTCGATCTCGACGCAGAGGAGCGCCTTGACGAGGCGCGTGTCGAACGCATCCGGCGCGAGCTCGTCGGTCGCGCCGGGCTGTCCGGGCTGCTCTAG
- a CDS encoding flagellar type III secretion system protein FlhB: protein MAEGSDGGQDKSHEATPHKLEQARRRGQVVQSRDLVTLGVFLGLLGALAGFAPGMTKAAGTALLPLLDRPDQILSSVRATGIAGLVAKLVLDMSAALVPLFLLPALGAALVLVAQRTVVVASERIQPKLNRLSPLANASQKFGVKGLVEFGKSFVKIALVGIAVGMALQGRIPDLLALLRTDAAALGPALLGATADLLFPVVIVSALIGGVDYLWQRFDFMKSQRMSLQELRDEHKSSEGDPHLKQMRRQRAVAIATNRMMQDVPKADVVIVNPTHVAVALRWDRARKAAAPECVAKGVDAVALAIRRIAEEHGVALVEDRPLARSLHGMVEIGQEIRVEHYRAVAAALQFAARHRERRRQGAGTRPARPSTGR from the coding sequence GTGGCCGAGGGCAGCGACGGCGGCCAGGACAAGTCGCATGAAGCGACGCCGCACAAGCTCGAGCAGGCGCGCCGGCGCGGCCAGGTCGTCCAGTCGCGCGACCTCGTCACGCTGGGCGTCTTCCTCGGCCTGCTCGGCGCGCTCGCCGGGTTCGCGCCTGGCATGACGAAGGCGGCGGGGACAGCGCTTCTGCCCCTGCTCGACCGGCCGGACCAGATCCTCTCCAGCGTGCGGGCGACCGGCATCGCCGGCCTGGTCGCGAAGCTCGTGCTCGACATGTCGGCGGCGCTGGTGCCGCTCTTCCTCCTGCCCGCGCTCGGCGCGGCCCTGGTCCTGGTGGCGCAGCGGACGGTCGTGGTCGCGTCCGAGCGGATCCAACCCAAGCTCAACCGCCTGTCGCCCCTGGCCAACGCGAGCCAGAAATTCGGCGTCAAGGGCCTGGTCGAGTTCGGCAAGAGCTTCGTCAAGATCGCCTTGGTCGGCATCGCCGTCGGCATGGCCCTGCAGGGCCGGATACCCGACCTCCTGGCGCTCCTGCGGACGGACGCGGCCGCGCTCGGGCCCGCGCTCCTGGGCGCGACGGCCGATCTCCTGTTCCCGGTCGTCATCGTCAGCGCGCTGATCGGCGGCGTCGACTATCTCTGGCAGCGCTTCGACTTCATGAAGAGCCAACGCATGTCGCTGCAGGAGCTGCGCGACGAGCACAAGTCGAGCGAGGGCGATCCGCACCTCAAGCAGATGCGCCGCCAGCGCGCGGTCGCGATCGCCACCAACCGGATGATGCAGGACGTGCCGAAGGCGGACGTCGTCATCGTCAACCCGACGCACGTCGCGGTCGCGCTCCGCTGGGACCGGGCGCGCAAGGCCGCCGCCCCGGAATGCGTCGCCAAGGGCGTCGACGCCGTCGCGCTCGCCATCCGGCGCATCGCCGAGGAGCACGGCGTCGCCCTGGTGGAAGACCGCCCGCTCGCCCGCTCGCTTCACGGCATGGTCGAGATCGGCCAGGAGATCCGGGTCGAGCACTACCGCGCCGTCGCCGCCGCGCTCCAGTTCGCGGCCAGGCACCGCGAGCGCCGGCGCCAGGGCGCGGGCACGCGTCCCGCGCGGCCGTCAACCGGCCGTTAA
- the mscL gene encoding large conductance mechanosensitive channel protein MscL, translating to MLEEFKEFAMRGNVIDLAVGVIIGAAFGKIVTSLVEDVIMPPLGLLLGGLDFSDFFVTLRGDGEYPTLAAARAAGAVTLNYGVFITIVIQFLIVAFAIFMVVKQINRLKREQPKPPEAPREEVVLLGEIRDALKAGPSRS from the coding sequence ATGCTTGAGGAATTCAAAGAGTTCGCGATGCGCGGCAACGTGATCGATCTCGCCGTCGGCGTGATCATCGGCGCCGCCTTCGGCAAGATCGTCACCTCGCTGGTCGAGGACGTGATCATGCCGCCGCTCGGCCTGCTCCTGGGCGGGCTCGACTTCAGCGACTTCTTCGTCACCTTGCGCGGCGACGGCGAATACCCGACCCTGGCCGCCGCGCGGGCGGCCGGCGCGGTCACGCTGAACTACGGCGTGTTCATCACCATCGTCATCCAGTTCCTGATCGTCGCCTTCGCCATCTTCATGGTCGTCAAGCAGATCAACCGGCTGAAGCGCGAGCAGCCGAAGCCGCCCGAGGCGCCGCGCGAGGAAGTGGTCCTGCTGGGCGAGATCCGCGACGCGCTCAAGGCCGGCCCCTCCCGCAGCTAG
- a CDS encoding flagellar biosynthesis protein FlhA produces the protein MSPTARVPFAIRAFMNPTVLVALALMAVIVMMILPVPAWMLDVGLTVSFALAILVFMVTLFIERPLDFSAFPTVLLASLVLRLSLNVSSTKLIVGQGHLGTDAAGGVIEGFASFIMGGNLLLGLVVFGVLLIVNFVVITKGAGRMAEVGARFALDAMPGKQLAIDSDLSAGAMDHREASERRRREQEETTFFGSLDGAAKFVKGDAVAGLLITFLNLVVGMAMGVVYFGMPMGAAFETYAILTIGDGLVSQIPAVIFSVAAALLIAKGGAVGSTDKAMIAQLGAHPSALAVAALLLAIFALFPGLPFLPFILAAGALGGAAFALERKARSQAAAEARRSETAKAATHQESRTLGDQIDVDEIRVEFSTSLVPTAMDGDGAIAARVGNLRRNIAAELGFVIPEVRLTDDPFLDGLRYVIRIQGAKVAEGEVMTDRVLVIKPEGSVLAVPGIDVAEPVYGAPARWVALELRDEAMIQGLPIASANEVIATHLMEAIKGHMASLVNRQALQRLLDEFVNVSNPAKAEANRRLLDEMMPEPVPRDLLQAVLRHLLDEGVAVRNLALILEAIAEARPAGQGVDAVVETVRRRLGLQITSGLLTAEGTLPLVQLGGEWEALFREHEVRSQDGRVTDVALPPSEINRLARSVGGHVRDAGGRGLYPAIAVPAARRRLVRLLLEAGGIRNPVLAFEEIGTRCKPAFVGVA, from the coding sequence ATGAGCCCGACCGCACGCGTCCCCTTCGCCATCCGCGCCTTCATGAACCCGACCGTGCTGGTCGCGCTGGCGCTCATGGCGGTCATCGTCATGATGATCCTGCCGGTGCCGGCCTGGATGCTCGACGTCGGCCTCACCGTGTCGTTCGCGCTCGCCATCCTGGTCTTCATGGTGACGCTGTTCATCGAGCGGCCGCTCGACTTCTCGGCCTTCCCGACCGTGCTGCTCGCCTCCCTGGTGCTGCGCTTGTCCCTCAACGTGTCGTCGACCAAGCTGATCGTCGGTCAGGGCCACCTGGGCACCGACGCGGCGGGCGGCGTGATCGAGGGCTTCGCCAGCTTCATCATGGGCGGCAACCTGCTGCTCGGCCTGGTGGTGTTCGGCGTGCTCCTGATCGTGAACTTCGTGGTCATCACCAAAGGCGCGGGGCGCATGGCCGAGGTCGGCGCGCGCTTCGCCCTGGACGCGATGCCGGGCAAGCAGCTCGCGATCGACAGCGACCTGTCGGCCGGCGCCATGGACCATCGCGAGGCGAGCGAGCGGCGCCGGCGCGAGCAGGAGGAGACCACCTTCTTCGGTTCGCTCGACGGTGCGGCCAAGTTCGTCAAGGGCGACGCGGTCGCCGGCCTGCTGATCACCTTCCTCAACCTCGTGGTCGGCATGGCCATGGGCGTGGTCTATTTCGGCATGCCGATGGGGGCCGCCTTCGAGACCTACGCCATCCTGACGATCGGCGACGGCCTGGTCTCGCAGATCCCGGCCGTGATCTTCTCGGTCGCCGCCGCTCTCCTGATCGCCAAGGGCGGCGCGGTCGGCAGCACCGACAAGGCCATGATCGCCCAATTGGGCGCGCATCCGAGCGCGCTCGCGGTCGCCGCCCTCCTGCTCGCCATCTTCGCCCTGTTCCCGGGCCTGCCCTTCCTGCCGTTCATCCTGGCGGCCGGGGCGCTTGGCGGTGCCGCGTTCGCCCTCGAGCGCAAGGCGCGCTCCCAGGCGGCGGCCGAGGCGCGCCGGAGCGAGACGGCGAAGGCGGCGACGCACCAGGAAAGCAGGACGCTCGGCGACCAGATCGACGTCGACGAGATCCGCGTCGAGTTCAGCACGAGCCTGGTGCCGACCGCGATGGACGGCGACGGCGCGATCGCGGCGCGGGTCGGCAATCTCCGCCGCAACATCGCAGCCGAGCTCGGCTTCGTCATTCCCGAGGTCCGCCTGACCGACGACCCGTTCCTCGACGGCCTGCGCTACGTCATCCGCATCCAGGGCGCCAAGGTCGCCGAGGGCGAGGTCATGACCGACCGCGTCCTGGTGATCAAGCCCGAGGGCTCCGTCCTGGCCGTGCCCGGCATCGACGTGGCCGAGCCGGTCTACGGCGCGCCGGCCCGCTGGGTCGCGCTCGAGCTGCGCGACGAGGCGATGATCCAGGGCCTGCCGATCGCCAGCGCCAACGAGGTGATCGCCACCCACCTGATGGAGGCGATCAAGGGGCACATGGCATCCCTGGTCAACCGCCAGGCCCTGCAGCGCCTGCTCGACGAGTTCGTCAATGTCTCCAATCCGGCCAAGGCCGAGGCGAACCGGCGCCTGCTCGACGAGATGATGCCGGAACCGGTGCCGCGCGACCTGCTTCAGGCCGTGCTGCGCCACCTGCTCGACGAAGGCGTCGCCGTGCGCAACCTGGCGCTCATCCTCGAAGCGATCGCCGAGGCGCGCCCGGCCGGCCAGGGCGTCGACGCCGTGGTCGAGACGGTCCGGCGCAGGCTCGGCCTGCAGATCACGAGCGGGCTGCTGACCGCCGAAGGGACCTTGCCCCTCGTTCAGCTGGGCGGCGAATGGGAGGCCCTGTTCCGCGAGCACGAGGTCCGGAGCCAGGACGGCCGCGTGACCGACGTGGCCCTCCCGCCCAGCGAGATCAACCGCCTGGCCCGTTCCGTCGGCGGCCATGTCCGCGACGCCGGCGGCCGCGGCCTCTACCCCGCGATCGCGGTTCCCGCGGCGCGCCGCCGCCTCGTGCGCCTCCTGCTCGAGGCGGGCGGCATCCGCAACCCCGTCCTCGCCTTCGAGGAGATCGGCACGCGCTGCAAGCCCGCCTTCGTGGGCGTCGCCTGA
- a CDS encoding metal ABC transporter permease — MMAVTALLIIPAAAMRRFAATPEAMAVLASLAGALSVAMGLALSLHVDTPSGPSIVVAALLLFMLSLLPLPAIRFRQGTDKT, encoded by the coding sequence ATGATGGCGGTCACCGCGCTCCTGATCATCCCGGCTGCCGCCATGCGACGATTCGCCGCCACGCCGGAGGCGATGGCCGTCCTCGCGAGCCTTGCGGGGGCGCTGTCGGTCGCGATGGGCCTCGCCCTGTCGCTCCACGTCGACACGCCATCCGGCCCTTCCATCGTGGTGGCCGCGCTTTTGCTCTTTATGCTAAGCCTGCTACCCTTGCCGGCGATCCGGTTCCGACAGGGGACCGACAAAACGTAG
- a CDS encoding NUDIX hydrolase yields the protein MRYCSACGHEVTRRVPDGDERVRFVCPSCGTVHYQNPKVVVGSVCRWQDRVLLCRRAIEPRTGFWTIPAGYLELDESTEQGALREAWEEARARIRLTGLLAVYNVVRIGQVQMLYRAELLADDVAAGPESQEVELFSWDDIPWSDLAFPTVHWVLHRARAIWDDPSPLITEGNPEADPSPTDLPQGV from the coding sequence ATGCGCTACTGCTCCGCCTGCGGCCATGAAGTGACGAGGCGCGTCCCCGACGGCGACGAGCGGGTGCGCTTCGTCTGCCCGTCCTGCGGCACGGTTCACTACCAGAATCCGAAGGTCGTGGTCGGTTCGGTCTGCCGCTGGCAGGACCGGGTCCTGCTCTGCCGTCGCGCGATCGAGCCGCGCACGGGCTTCTGGACGATTCCGGCCGGCTATCTCGAACTCGACGAGAGCACCGAGCAGGGTGCGCTGCGCGAGGCCTGGGAGGAAGCCCGCGCGCGGATCCGCCTGACCGGCCTGCTCGCGGTCTACAACGTCGTCCGCATCGGCCAGGTCCAGATGCTCTACCGCGCCGAACTCCTGGCCGACGACGTGGCCGCCGGCCCGGAGTCCCAGGAAGTCGAACTCTTTTCCTGGGACGACATTCCCTGGAGCGACCTCGCGTTCCCGACGGTGCACTGGGTGCTGCATCGCGCCCGCGCGATCTGGGACGATCCCAGTCCCCTGATCACCGAGGGCAACCCGGAGGCCGATCCGTCGCCGACCGACCTGCCCCAGGGTGTGTGA
- a CDS encoding ABC transporter substrate-binding protein, translating into MRCTRRGFVLGSALAASAAGSTIRHPFAQDVPIFRVGVLQFGTVSWELDTIAAHGFDRSEGFRLEVTPLASNDATKVALQAGAVDAIVSDWLWVSRQRAAGQDLTFVPYSTAVGAVMVPPESAADTLGDLAGHTIGVAGGPIDKGWLILQAYARQAYDVDLASQASPVYGAPPLLNEKLVQGEFDAISTYWHYAARLEAEAYRRLIGFEEAARALGVEADVPQIGYVFRDETAAARPEVVQAFVRASQAAKERMASSDAEWDRLEPLVRPSGPAELAVLRDRYREGIPRSWGEQERAGAEKLYELLAELGGPELVGGAPRLSDGTFYAPVSY; encoded by the coding sequence ATGCGCTGCACGCGACGCGGATTCGTCCTGGGAAGCGCGCTGGCGGCGTCGGCGGCGGGCTCCACGATCCGCCACCCGTTCGCGCAGGACGTGCCCATCTTTCGCGTCGGCGTGCTGCAGTTCGGGACCGTCAGCTGGGAACTCGACACGATCGCCGCGCACGGTTTCGACCGGAGCGAGGGCTTTCGCCTCGAGGTGACGCCGCTTGCCAGCAACGACGCGACCAAGGTCGCGCTCCAGGCCGGCGCGGTCGACGCCATCGTCAGCGACTGGCTCTGGGTGTCGCGCCAGCGGGCGGCCGGCCAGGATCTCACCTTCGTGCCCTATTCGACGGCGGTGGGCGCCGTCATGGTTCCGCCGGAGAGCGCGGCGGACACGCTGGGCGATCTGGCGGGACACACGATCGGCGTGGCGGGCGGACCGATCGACAAGGGGTGGCTCATCCTGCAGGCCTACGCGCGCCAAGCCTACGACGTCGATCTCGCGAGCCAGGCGTCGCCGGTCTACGGCGCGCCGCCGCTCCTGAACGAGAAGCTCGTCCAGGGGGAGTTCGACGCCATCTCGACCTACTGGCACTACGCCGCCCGGTTGGAAGCGGAGGCGTACCGGCGTTTGATCGGCTTCGAGGAGGCGGCGCGCGCGCTCGGCGTCGAAGCCGACGTGCCGCAGATCGGCTATGTGTTCCGGGATGAGACGGCGGCGGCTCGGCCCGAGGTCGTCCAGGCCTTCGTCCGGGCATCGCAGGCGGCCAAGGAGCGCATGGCGAGCTCGGATGCGGAGTGGGATCGCCTGGAGCCGCTGGTGAGGCCGAGCGGTCCCGCCGAGCTCGCTGTCCTTCGCGACCGCTATCGCGAGGGCATCCCGCGAAGCTGGGGCGAGCAGGAGCGCGCGGGCGCGGAGAAGCTGTATGAATTGCTGGCTGAGCTGGGCGGGCCGGAACTCGTGGGCGGCGCGCCGCGTCTCAGCGACGGTACCTTCTATGCGCCGGTGAGCTACTGA
- a CDS encoding flagellar biosynthetic protein FliR: MPPVLAELASGEVYGGFVVFCRVAGALMLLPGFGEIHLPPRLRLAAAVVLTLAVAPGLTERPAEAPAGVGALAVQIGVESLAGLVIGLWARLLLLALHVAGAIAAQQWSLGAMMPGLGEPDGSPAVTNLMTMAGLALVFALDLHLAMIQALRDSYGLMPLGGLPDPAMLAEHVTRTIAEAFALGVRLAAPFLVIGCLVQLCLAVVNRIMPAFQVFFIAAPAVTLGGLVLLVLALPAMLLAWAESLGAAFGG, from the coding sequence ATGCCGCCCGTCCTGGCCGAGCTCGCCAGCGGCGAGGTCTATGGCGGCTTCGTCGTGTTCTGCCGCGTGGCCGGCGCGCTCATGCTGCTGCCCGGCTTCGGCGAGATCCACCTGCCGCCGCGACTGAGGCTCGCGGCCGCGGTCGTGCTGACGCTCGCCGTGGCGCCCGGCCTGACGGAGCGTCCGGCCGAGGCGCCGGCCGGCGTCGGCGCGCTCGCGGTCCAGATCGGGGTCGAAAGCCTGGCCGGCCTGGTGATCGGCCTCTGGGCCCGCCTGCTCCTGCTGGCCCTTCATGTCGCCGGCGCGATCGCCGCCCAGCAGTGGAGCCTCGGCGCGATGATGCCGGGCCTGGGCGAGCCGGACGGCAGCCCGGCGGTCACCAACCTCATGACCATGGCGGGCCTGGCCCTGGTCTTCGCCCTCGATCTGCATCTCGCCATGATCCAGGCCCTGCGCGACAGCTACGGCCTGATGCCGCTGGGCGGCCTGCCCGATCCCGCCATGCTGGCCGAGCACGTCACGCGCACGATCGCCGAGGCCTTCGCGCTGGGTGTCCGCCTGGCCGCGCCCTTCCTGGTGATCGGCTGCCTGGTCCAACTCTGCCTGGCCGTGGTCAACCGGATCATGCCGGCGTTCCAGGTCTTCTTCATCGCGGCGCCGGCCGTCACGCTGGGCGGACTCGTCCTGCTCGTCCTTGCCCTGCCCGCCATGCTGCTCGCCTGGGCCGAGAGCCTCGGCGCGGCGTTCGGAGGCTGA